One Antedon mediterranea chromosome 1, ecAntMedi1.1, whole genome shotgun sequence genomic window, TTTTATTACGATGTGGCTAATAAATTAAGTTCTTCCCAGAGGAGGCGTAGACCTACTATTATACgtataaacattttacaatatttctTTATGCGGAAAAAATAATGAGTTTCCCATGCTCCAATGATTAAATAACCCTACTAAGCCTACTGCATAATGCTTAGATCCAGGGAGTAtttaaccagggagttgtaagtCATCTCcctaatgaaacatttaaacaatGGCCTGCGTGTAAGGCTTTATTTCTACAGGCCTAATGGTTTTAATATTACTATGTTGACAATTTGCCATTGTTATTTCACGTATTTCCAAGCGTTTTCCAGAGCTGCATATTCATTGTTACTGGTATAGTAAATATCGATTAGGcctaaatttgtaaatatttgttGTCTCGTTATTAATTACTACACGTATCATTTCTACGGTATGGCTTTTCAAGGCAATCCTTTCTCTCGTGTGCACGCGAACactgtaaataattgttatgtaACCGTTGACAGGTTAAAACCGTTACATTTTATTACCCGTAATTCAATGTCcactttttcaaaataaagCAACAACAATGCTATATGAATGCGTGTGTCTTTAAACGGAACCCgtaatattttaatgttgatttcACTTTCAATAGGCCTAAAGCATTCGGTCGAACGAACACCACTACCACTACCAACCCCACCCCACCACCCACAAACAATTGCACCAATAGTTATTAGGCCTAAAGGCAAATGATTTTATTGAAAACGAAGCCTGACAGAGGTAAAATGTTAGGCAGCGAATGAAGATCAAATACCTTATTGCTAATTCACAAACCAATTGTTAACAACTATAATAAAACGGTTTTgcatttattatataaacataataatcgGTAGATATTATGATCGGGCTTTTGTCTTCAGACTGTAGGTGAGTATTATAACATATGGTGTGGCAAATTACATCTCAAGTgggtattgtattgtattgctgTTTATACATGATGTTTTCTTTGTTGAAAACATAAGTAGATCAACCCACTGCATCAAGTGAAGTAATTGTTGAAGAAAAATGGTTAATCTCTTCATAATCCAATGCGATCCTCGtatattacattaatttatataatgacAGCCAATACTGACGAATTTTGATCTTCAATTCATTCTTTGGAGCCTACACACTTTCAGAAATAAAAGAGACTTCTTCTGGCTGCGTGTTTGGTTGAAACAccagaagaaaaagaaaattaaacgtAAAGTATTTTTCCAACATATTATAACACTAATTGATTGCTATATATACCGatagtataatattaaaaaaacaagaagatttaagaaaatatgataatataaattattgttttttacgGATCTAAATAAAACCggcattaatttatttaaagacaATTCACCTTTGGAACGATGGTACTCGAAACTGTGGTGCGGTCAGTCAAACAATATTTTGCAAGTAAAACTATACACGAGAAAGTTGAAATTgagcaaagaaaaaaaaaacattaaagcaCAGGCATCAAATATTCGATTCGGTTTTATAGCATAACATTCAAATGAGCTATACAAACTCGGGGTTGTTTTATGTAAGTGCATGGTATAGTTAAACATGGTCACCTTGTATCTGCTTATAATCATAGTTTAATTCCATCACATGACTATGATGAGCAGCATTCAAATAGGTGAAGACGGTTAACTTTGCCTTAGTGCGCGGCATTAACAAAACAGCATCCGATTCTGCAGCTGTCATAAAGATAGATTCTAACTGACTATCGCACGTCATCTGGGAATAATAGATGATGACGTGCAACAGTCAGTTAGAATCTATCTCATGACAGCATACAGAATCGGTTGAAAATAGACAAAATGCACTAAACAAACCCGAATTTTAAAAATCGGTCGAGTCATCTGCACAATTCCTGACGTCTTCTTGAAAAGACGCGCTCATTCTCAGCGCACTGACAGCCAATAAACAAAATGCACCAAAATGAAACCGGATTTTTCTTTCAATGAAAAGGTGTTCCGCCTATCCTGTGAAAGGATTAACGTTAATTAATGAAGTGTATTAATTGTAATATATCGACTAATGTGTTATACCAGTCAATTGTTTCCCctcaatatattatttgtatagttAAGTGTTCTTAGGGAACTTATGCACTGTGAAATCAGCCAACCGGAATACTCCGAAAATCGTTTAAcctaaatttctttttttcatttttcagggATTTTATTTAAACGTCATAGGTCTGAGGCCCTTATAtttaacaaatgtaaaaacTGATTAATTTCTATGcaacatgttatgttattatattagtttTTGTATACAATTGCTATTGTTCATTAATAGTTTACACTTAACTTTAAATGGAAATGTACAATAAAACTTATACGAAGATAATTATGacgattttaattgttttatgttgTTTTCTTTCAGGTGCTTGATGAGGTGCGTCATCTACTCAATTGTCCGGTCTGTTACCAGCAGTACGAGCATCCCAGAAGGCTCAGCTGTGAGCATGTTTTCTGTTCACCTTGTCTCAAGAAGCTCCTATACGAGGGCGTGATCAAATGCCCTGAATGTCGTCTGCAAACAACACTTTTACCGCCAACCATCAACAGTTTGCCATCTTGTATCATAATTCAACGATTTATTGAAGGGCTGTCGAAGAACAATAACATTTGCGATAACGATAAATGTATGTCTAACACAAGCAATGGTAACTTAAATGGTGAACTTGTTGAGAATGTGGAAAGACCGAACGATCGTAAATTGGACAAACTTAAGAACTCGATACGCCTGAAGTATCAACCAACTATTGACCACTTAAAAGAGAAGAAGCGGAGCATTGAAGACAATCTGAATTCCGTTAGGAATTCAATTAATTACTTCACACACGAACTCACCAAAGAAATTCAAACGAGACGTTCACAATTGATGGAAGAAGTAACTTGTTATGAAAGGCGATGGCTTAAGCCGCTGGAGTGTCAGATAGATGGGCTAGAAATGGAGGTACACGAACAAATTAGCTTCGCGTTGTTCCAAGAGGACGTCTTCAGCAAGACAGGAGAATTGATATCAGAAGTGGACACGAGATCACCTGTTGACCTTCCTGATGTCGGGGACGCATTTGAATGTGGAAGATTATCATTATCTGATACAGGAATGTTGCAACAACTACGTGAACAGATTTCACTTTTAGGTACTATCAACGAAGATCGCAATCAGAATTATATGCCCTCAATATCATCCGCCCCAAGGGATGATTTTGCAAAAGAGATAACATCAGTTTTTAATAATCAATCAAACTTACCGTGCAATTTTGGACCTCAAGGGATGTGTGTAGAGAGGAATGGAGTTTTAATGGTAGTTGATAGTTGGAATAGAATGTGTCACGAGGTGACACCGACGAACCTCATTAGATCGTTCTCTTTAACCGATGATGACGGTGATAGGTCGTCTGCCAACCTTTATGACGTCACTTCAATTGATCACGGGAGAAAGCTGATTTTCTCGAACATTTCCAGTCCGATTCTGAAAACGTTTGATCACACATTTAATAAAACTACATCTATAGATTTACATATACCCAGTTCGTTTCAATTGCAGCCTAGTCCATTCGGCCTTGCGCGTGATCGGCGGGATTATATTTACGTCGCCGACAAACGAAATCGAGTTATTCAAGTTCGTGAGCAATCGGGAAAACTTGTTCGGCAATTTCCGTGCAATGGAATTCCAAGATACATTGACGTCTGGAATGATATTCTTGTTGTCAGTGACTCTGGCAACAAGTGTTGCTACATCTACAGCGTTGACGGCAGACTATTATCCACCATCGATCAAAAGTCTGGGGTACATTTTGAAATGCCTATGGGGGTTGCTTTTCACGAAAAAGGCTTCATATTCGCAGCAGACTATCTTAAGAAATGTGTATGCGCTTTCAGAATCTCTGGTCAACTCTGTTTTGAGGTTGACCTTAGTGGTTATAAAATTAACCCGGAAGGAATAACCGTTCATAGAAATACAGTGTACATAAGTGACCGTCTAAACAGTACTGTTATAAAAATTAATCTGACGGAATTTCTCACAATCTGAAGTCTGAACTGtcaaactataaaaataattgagtTGTGTAATAAAATAGTAATTTCCTTCGTAAAAcggtttgatttttttttttttcttttgcattttcTATCTAGTATATATTTTTCATTCACAATTATTGTATGAAAAACCAAGATGCTTGACGTTATTTTACACGAGTCATAGACCCCCtaagtaaatataattttttctttaaatatttgtgtaggcctatatttgtcCAATGTGCTATGCGAATGACCAGAAGCACGTGGTACTTAATTGTCAATTGCCTGTATactctattttttttgttttttacaagTAGGCATACGTAGGCTACACCACACAATTGTAGGCTTTTACTGTATTAAGACATTACAAATGTAGCCACATTGCATGCCTTAACACACGTTTACCACATTATTTAActcataacatttcataaaaatCTGTGAACGTGAAAGTTATTGGTCAAATTTTATACATTACGGGCTTGTGGGTCACAAGATATTAGCCATGTTATTGATACCCAATACgttataatttgattttactaattctaaaaaaaaatgtatctctTATCTTAGATAGACTATCGGTATATCAACATTGTTATAATCTCATTATTTGAgtgatttataaaatatgtttgaaACTTGAATAAAGACTATagagaaatattttatttgaataatatcaacatttttagtcgcgtggaagcgactctatagttcactatgtcggtcggtctgtcggtccggtatcactatgcgttttatcgctttctgaccttatcttgatatcagttttatctagctaggtcaatttttcacagtatattccttatggccaggaatcaaagtggttaggcctatgttttcacggtgcgcaataaaaaattacgcggtctacgcacgatttaacgaaatcacgtttgtaatcatatcttcacaaccatgaatcacaattaaacaaaatttggcactcataaatttcagggcataaatcatcatatggcaatacaattacgtgcgtagcgcatgtaacgcatgcgtacgcgcgcttaaaattttcaaaatttattttcgatgaaataagagtacgtttcaggcaattttaagcgtttacaaaattgccatgagtgcgcatatttttgcgcgttaaatgttattgcgcactctttttgcccgatttctgttttcttgacttacttttcaactcgaaattacgttatacgagcacgtcaaaagtgacaggctacgcacgtgtaaattaaaaaaatataaatgtttttaaacatttcaacatttttaaacatgttctgtaatttcggtcagtatagttcactatgtcggtcggtctgtctgtcggtccggtatcactatgcattgtagcacgagACTTAATGGCTGTCGGCCttgttattatttcaatttggtTGAATCGTTTGTCCAgaattaaaatcatatttttaagTTTGATTTTACGAATCACAATGACTGTGTAATATAAGACAAGTAATCACGTGACCACTTGTTTGATTGAACTTTATTCTGTTGATAAGTCAAACTTAAATACACACAGTGCCCGCATGGCATGTGATCCCCATTAATTTGCCATCCATTCATTGATGTTTTACTGTGTAGTTAGTTGAAGGTGAGTCATAGTAATATAGGTCTTGTATTAATTTCATTAGAAAGTTtgattataaaaattgttttcgcATTTTAACtaaactgtacagtataattgATGATTTCTCCTGACAAGAACCTAAAAACTATTGGGCCTCTACGCAATCATGTCTATTATGAGGGCATGCATATTGGTATtacttttaggcctactatacctATTCTGCCCTCCGCGGCCATGGCAGACTGTTGGGCATCAAATCAAAATGTTCCGTTGTCCACCAGAAATAATTAATGGAGTTAATGTACTCACGTACTTATAAAATCATTAGTTACAGATTAATGTCACGTGGCtatatgggggggggggggggggcggggtgtcaacatttttaaagatatagCTGTTTGTACATTGGTTAGCATTTAAAAATGCATAGTAATACTATAGGCCTTAGGCATAGGCCTGTAACCTACTTTCTCAACACATTTCTACaaacataaaaattaaatcagaTCAATATGAGAGATATAAAATCCTATCTCTCTGTGATTTACCACTAACTTCAATAGGCCACGTCCATAGGCCCTACACCACGTCGTTGAATGGGCCTAATAATAAGTATACTTGCGTAACAttagaaatataattaattatctcCAATTAAAGAAcataatatatatcaatatccaTGACTTTCATCCAGGATGTGATTGAGCTAatgtaattcattcattcattcattcattcattcattcattcattcattcattcatggaggtataattaTACCTCCAtaattcattcatcttttatttcggaaaaaaaaattctccatagctcagtaacaaattagtgtacattattgtaaatataacaaatatatatatttatatatatatagataattaaaaaaaactgaacTATATAGGCTTACCGAATTGAGGAACGAgtcatcatttttttgtttacatcaAAGTATAGGCCTACGCTATGTGCGATTCAATCTTACTTCTTTATGGCCCGCCTATGAATAGGCCGCctacatattattttatcaagtATAATTTGATATTTGTGTAAAACTGAAATTTGTATGGGCCAACTTAAAGATATGTTGTCaccttgaaaaaataattgactggaagtttatttatttattaccgtttatttttctctttttataaagTGATCAGACactattttctttgttttttttctacggaactgtaactttattaaaactacaaaataacctgcTCAAAGTccgatttaattaatcttcaattttcatgttttttggagGGTACATTGCCATTACACTAACTTGTTTAAATTGGTTTGGTTGAAtgcggtggataatttttgtaTAGGGATAGCgtgaaaataataatctaaagtTGAATTACAAAACCATTAAAAAACAGTTACAATTcaagttttaaaaacaaatccGAACATATGGAAAATCATAGATCGATAATATTGATGGAATGTTTAcggtattattatttgtttttggctgcacattttttttaacctcACATGAAAATGGTATCTCCCGTGGGTATGAATAAACATAAACATGTGTGAAATCCGGGAGGTGATGTGGTGGCCGCGGAGAGAGGATACTATCAAAGATtatatagcgccgctacgcggcgcaagataggtaactattgccaagctcctatcttataacactacgcgcccagtaaatccatggacgccattcgggcggacagcaggttattattgtgatttaaatgtaaatggtttaAAGTTTGCGGTCCGCCTCTGTGGTTAACCATCTTTATGATTGATTCTTGGAAAAGggaagaaattatgtaaacaaagtaaaataaaagtttctttgggatctggacactttccgattaattctgtgtgtttacattgatatgttTGGTTAGACAACTTCGTTCTTTAACCAAAACATCGTGGATATTGCCTTGACAACGACTTTATTCCGGTTCAAACTTGTCCGCcggaatggcgtccatggattacAAAGGTCTCACCGGCccagttacctatcttgcgccgcgtagcggcgctatacaatctttgataCTATTACTATACTAGAGGCCGCCGGATGTTATTGATCGTTTGGATGGGATGGGAAGAAGGAAGTGTGGATGGAATAAtttaactagcctaggcctattacataccagttagttattacattttacttAGTTTTAATGTGCAAATTTGTAGTTACATTAGTAGGCCTTAGTAGTAGAGTGGGCTCCACTTTCTTGAAGCAGCTGGTGCTATCTAGTCTCCTAggctaatactaatagtaatacaatattataagctaggctaggcctaggcctgctaGCTAGAGGCTGTGGGTGATACCATGATGTTGGAGAGTCTGACCTGACTCAGCCTGATGAGATGCTGCTGTGTTTTTACTTGTTGTGCCTATAGGTCTTGGCCTAGTAGTGGGTAGCTAGCCTCTTTTTAATAATCTAGTCTAGGTAGGTAGGCTGGGCCTAGCGTACGTAGAAATAATGCTAATAATAAAGAAGGCGCTTGAACGCGTGCTTATAATATTATGGTTTATTGCAGTAATTAATAGCATGCGCAACTTAACACATGATGATGGTAAGGAAATGGGGGAACGCACGTTTGTTTACAGGATTTGTTGTTTACTTTTCCTCCAATTCTTTCCCACCATGCATTGTATAATCCTTTGCGATGTCAAGCTAATTTATCAAACAGTTTaaattatcatatttatttgaataaacgcccttaaaattatgaaatttcTGAACTTAACCTGTCCAAGGTTAAGCAACAACACCACTCCCGATTCTTTGTGCCTATTCTTGAGAGTACAGTATGATTCATTTCGCATTACTAAACGGTTACTAAACAAGACCTATCCAAACTTGAAAAGGTTTAGCGATGTTTTTAGAAACTCTCTTTATCTGTACAATACAAATTCACTCACTGGTGGAAGAGAAAAGATTAGAGAACAACAAGTACACCAGTCAGGGATACAGAACTTCTCCAGATACTTTCTCTTTGTCCTACGGTGCCAAGACAAAAAATAGACGTTTGAGAACCATGTTGGAAATCAATTCTTTGATGGCAAAACTGAGTGGTCTCAAATTAAGCCTTAAATGGGAGAAACTGTGTCTGCACCTAGTGTCCTAACCTACCGATTGGGTTAACCAGCTCAACTACAGTCATTTAGGTGACATTTAGTCACTAGGTTGATCCAAGTTTTTtgttatgtaaatattgaaaaagaccaagaaaataattattattattattcttattattttattttatttatagcgCTTTTCCAAATTAGTGTAAAATGATCAAAGCGCTTTACATCAGCACACCCAACAATGAGTTACTTCTTAGGAAATACATGTGTTTTGAgggcttttttaaattttaaaaccgtGGTTTGTTCCCGGATCACAGACGGAAGCTCATTCCACATCACCGGTCCAAATTTGATAATGAAATTAAACTAGTTTTCTTTGTGTCTTTGTTACAGGTCTAACAGTACATCATTAAGATGGCTTTGATGTTCATTCCTCTGGCCGTCTTGGCGCAACTTCTAGGCTTGACCGCTGTTGCCCTGATCAGTACTTGGTTGGTCAAGTACCTAGATGGATTCGCTTGGGATGGTTCGAGTAAGCAGTTCAACCTTCATCCATTCCTGATGGTCATTGGCCTAATTTATTTCTATGGAAATGGTAAGTTGGATCACATTGCATATTGCTTGGATCATTTCGTCCAGTATGGAATGCCAAAATTTATGGTACACAACCATACTAAGGACAAATATTGTTCATGTTTATTTAACAGCCAAATTGGCCGCAGACCAAATAACATACCAGTCCAAAAAATTTTATAGGCAGAAAAAGACCTAAACCTGCTGAAATGACCGGTGAAATAAGTTTTCAGAGGCAAATAAGACTAGAGTGTTTGAGAAAGTAATTTCAGCAAGTTATTGAACAGCCATATTTATGATGTATGATGCGACACTCTCGTCAAAATGAAATCACCTTCAATTATTCTTCTGAGCTCCAAATGACTTACCCTGTGTTACATGTGTCTTGTTAATATGTTTTCCatcatcttttaaaaaaaattatgactacTGTACTCTCTtcaaattttactttataaTGTTATTAAAGAATGCCAGGTGTTTAACagatttcaacaatt contains:
- the LOC140046342 gene encoding uncharacterized protein, translating into MDTAHNKVLDEVRHLLNCPVCYQQYEHPRRLSCEHVFCSPCLKKLLYEGVIKCPECRLQTTLLPPTINSLPSCIIIQRFIEGLSKNNNICDNDKCMSNTSNGNLNGELVENVERPNDRKLDKLKNSIRLKYQPTIDHLKEKKRSIEDNLNSVRNSINYFTHELTKEIQTRRSQLMEEVTCYERRWLKPLECQIDGLEMEVHEQISFALFQEDVFSKTGELISEVDTRSPVDLPDVGDAFECGRLSLSDTGMLQQLREQISLLGTINEDRNQNYMPSISSAPRDDFAKEITSVFNNQSNLPCNFGPQGMCVERNGVLMVVDSWNRMCHEVTPTNLIRSFSLTDDDGDRSSANLYDVTSIDHGRKLIFSNISSPILKTFDHTFNKTTSIDLHIPSSFQLQPSPFGLARDRRDYIYVADKRNRVIQVREQSGKLVRQFPCNGIPRYIDVWNDILVVSDSGNKCCYIYSVDGRLLSTIDQKSGVHFEMPMGVAFHEKGFIFAADYLKKCVCAFRISGQLCFEVDLSGYKINPEGITVHRNTVYISDRLNSTVIKINLTEFLTI